The Salinibaculum sp. SYNS191 genome has a window encoding:
- a CDS encoding PQQ-binding-like beta-propeller repeat protein gives MPSTRRATLASLGAATAALAGCTTLEDLLRDPPDRRVTPDWSPAPGTWPESGYGPANTRYNPHATPPREPPTAAWTEFTRGNVTSLVVGDRRVYAGTDEEVVALDPADGTRMWTREADGTSELAYTDGRLYERDTERVRARSADGEKQWETSVPELPLDVHEQDGYVLLPTGGGSLTLHADTGEVVRDRDGEMGRIAVRPDGLYGADYGTVGRYRLRNRGLANRWTSDIPGPYQAYAPPVVVGDVLYQSERALSGSDAPGGRLSMYGVDDGARQGGQPFDHVPFGVAVGENRVFVGTATITAGDLGVAGRFVALDRNGSRRWEYRVGGGIAPPAVGGDVVVAGPYAKSTTPVTALNADSGRTLWERTVPGSAELVAVEDTVYVGAAGSVTALRP, from the coding sequence ATGCCCTCCACCCGCCGCGCGACGCTGGCGAGCCTCGGCGCTGCGACGGCCGCGCTCGCCGGCTGCACGACACTCGAAGACCTGCTCCGCGACCCGCCCGACCGGCGTGTGACGCCGGACTGGAGCCCCGCCCCCGGAACGTGGCCCGAGAGCGGCTACGGACCGGCGAACACGCGGTACAACCCGCACGCGACGCCGCCGCGAGAGCCGCCGACGGCGGCCTGGACCGAGTTCACGCGCGGTAACGTCACCTCGCTGGTCGTCGGCGACCGGCGGGTGTACGCCGGGACCGACGAGGAGGTCGTCGCGCTGGACCCCGCCGACGGAACCCGAATGTGGACGCGGGAGGCCGACGGGACGAGCGAACTCGCCTACACCGACGGTCGGCTGTACGAACGCGACACCGAGCGGGTCCGGGCCCGGTCGGCCGACGGCGAAAAACAGTGGGAGACGTCGGTCCCCGAACTGCCACTCGACGTCCACGAACAGGACGGGTACGTCCTCCTCCCGACGGGGGGCGGGTCCCTGACACTCCACGCCGACACGGGCGAAGTCGTCCGCGACAGAGACGGCGAGATGGGGCGAATAGCGGTCCGACCCGACGGGCTCTACGGGGCCGACTACGGAACGGTCGGCAGATACAGGCTGCGCAACCGGGGGCTGGCGAACCGGTGGACGAGCGACATTCCGGGACCGTACCAGGCGTACGCGCCGCCGGTCGTCGTCGGCGACGTGCTCTACCAGTCGGAACGGGCCCTCTCCGGCAGTGACGCGCCCGGGGGACGCCTCTCGATGTACGGCGTCGATGACGGGGCCAGACAGGGTGGACAGCCGTTCGACCACGTCCCGTTCGGCGTCGCTGTCGGCGAGAACCGGGTGTTCGTCGGGACGGCGACGATTACGGCGGGCGACCTCGGCGTCGCGGGGCGGTTCGTGGCGCTGGACCGGAACGGGAGCCGCCGCTGGGAGTACCGGGTCGGCGGCGGTATCGCACCGCCGGCGGTCGGCGGTGACGTCGTCGTCGCCGGCCCCTACGCCAAGAGCACGACGCCGGTGACGGCCCTCAACGCCGACTCGGGGCGGACCCTGTGGGAGCGGACGGTCCCCGGGAGCGCGGAACTCGTGGCAGTCGAGGACACTGTGTACGTCGGTGCTGCGGGGTCGGTCACGGCACTCAGACCGTGA
- a CDS encoding HAD family hydrolase — MDYDAIIFDNDGVLVTPTARELWRTASRLAFQDLGVLDALPDDIERMGGYSLSVLVRRCAHYGVATDEFWRRREAYAARAQRHEFRRGGKTTYDDVDVLHSLAPPVGIVSNNQQATIDFLVEYYGLDRSVETHYGREPTLDGLVRMKPSSHYLRQAVEDLGAATPLYVGDSSVDVAAAADLGIDSAFVRRPHRTGYEPTPEPTYEIDSLADLQGICRTAVVQ, encoded by the coding sequence ATGGACTACGACGCCATCATCTTCGACAACGACGGCGTGCTGGTGACGCCGACCGCCCGCGAACTCTGGCGGACCGCCAGCCGACTCGCCTTCCAGGACCTCGGCGTGTTAGACGCCCTCCCCGACGACATCGAGCGGATGGGCGGGTACAGCCTCTCGGTGCTCGTCCGCCGCTGTGCACACTACGGCGTCGCGACCGACGAGTTCTGGCGCCGCCGCGAGGCGTACGCCGCCCGCGCACAGCGCCACGAGTTCCGCCGCGGCGGGAAGACCACCTACGACGACGTCGACGTCCTCCACTCGCTCGCCCCGCCGGTCGGCATCGTGAGCAACAACCAGCAGGCGACCATCGACTTCCTCGTCGAGTACTACGGGCTGGACCGCAGCGTCGAGACCCACTACGGCCGGGAACCGACCCTCGACGGTCTCGTGCGGATGAAACCCAGTTCGCACTACCTCCGGCAGGCCGTCGAGGACCTCGGCGCAGCCACTCCCCTCTACGTCGGCGACAGCAGCGTCGACGTCGCTGCCGCGGCGGACCTCGGCATCGACTCGGCCTTCGTCCGCCGTCCTCACAGGACCGGGTACGAGCCCACGCCGGAACCGACCTACGAGATAGACTCACTCGCGGACCTCCAGGGCATCTGCCGGACTGCGGTGGTGCAGTGA
- a CDS encoding aminopeptidase — MDQRVRDHAETLVDWSARIEAGDDVVVRVGEGAHDLGVAVAEKLGERGANLLACYDSDELTSAYLSAHDGDFDADPAYELAMYERADSVLALGGTRNTAAAADVPDDTQRAYATARQDIREARLDTDWVSTVHPTRALAQQAGMSFAAYREFVYDAVLRDWESLAAEMAQLKEILDDGSEVRIRKDGDATDLTLFVDGRTAVNSTASVADDSHNLPSGEVFTAPYDTAGQVVFDVPMTIRGKRVEGVRLVFKDGVVVDWEADAGGEVIESVLETDGGAKQLGELGVGMNRGITRPTDQILFDEKMAGTVHLALGRAYDACLPEGESSNDSAVHVDLITDMREEGTTLEVDGEVIQRDGVFRWEDGFEG, encoded by the coding sequence ATGGACCAGCGCGTCCGCGACCACGCCGAGACGCTGGTGGACTGGAGCGCACGCATCGAGGCCGGCGACGACGTCGTCGTCCGCGTCGGCGAGGGGGCCCACGACCTGGGCGTCGCCGTCGCCGAGAAACTGGGTGAGCGGGGGGCGAACCTGCTCGCGTGCTACGACAGCGACGAACTGACCAGCGCGTACCTGTCCGCCCACGACGGCGACTTCGACGCCGACCCCGCGTACGAACTGGCGATGTACGAGCGCGCCGACAGCGTCCTCGCGCTGGGCGGGACGCGCAACACGGCCGCCGCTGCCGACGTCCCCGACGACACCCAGCGGGCGTACGCGACGGCCCGCCAGGACATCCGGGAGGCCCGCCTCGACACCGACTGGGTGTCGACGGTCCACCCGACCCGTGCGCTCGCACAGCAGGCCGGGATGAGCTTCGCGGCCTACCGCGAGTTCGTCTACGACGCCGTCCTGCGGGACTGGGAGAGTCTGGCCGCCGAGATGGCGCAATTGAAGGAAATTCTGGACGACGGCAGCGAGGTTCGCATCCGCAAGGACGGCGACGCGACGGACCTCACACTGTTCGTCGACGGCCGCACCGCGGTCAACTCGACGGCCAGCGTCGCCGACGATTCGCACAACCTCCCCAGCGGCGAGGTGTTCACCGCACCCTACGACACCGCCGGGCAGGTGGTCTTCGACGTGCCGATGACCATCCGCGGCAAGCGCGTGGAGGGCGTCCGCCTCGTGTTCAAGGACGGCGTCGTGGTGGACTGGGAGGCCGACGCGGGCGGCGAGGTCATCGAGTCCGTGCTGGAGACCGACGGCGGCGCGAAGCAACTGGGCGAACTCGGCGTCGGGATGAACCGCGGCATCACGCGGCCGACCGACCAGATACTGTTCGACGAGAAGATGGCCGGCACCGTCCACCTCGCGCTCGGCCGGGCCTACGACGCCTGCCTGCCCGAGGGCGAGTCCAGCAACGACAGCGCCGTCCACGTCGACCTCATCACCGATATGCGCGAGGAGGGGACGACACTGGAAGTCGACGGCGAGGTGATTCAGCGCGACGGCGTCTTCCGGTGGGAGGACGGCTTCGAGGGATGA
- a CDS encoding sodium:calcium antiporter, with protein sequence MPVVDAATLLQLVVGALALVGLVRGAGLAVEKLLALARHFGLSEVLVGVFVLSFGTSLPEIGTHVIASLGILSGTLDYAVASGTVIGANMGSSTAQQFLLFGVFLVGFGDCTLSWGFVRASYLPMLGAFALLLGVAVDGTISHLDGLVLLASFIVYAHFSFTRTARVPRLPEEPVESRHVRRDALVAVAALGVVLASAFVVLSVVETVVDRLRLSGSMLAVVTIGIASALPEFSTVLESIRRRTPLLALGTLLGTNVVNSLVGIGLGGALSTYAVPPSVVLWDLPFKLLVGAGVLGYVWFRRDGSFTRHDGLSLVLVYLVYVAGRLVLFPG encoded by the coding sequence GTGCCCGTCGTTGACGCCGCGACGCTCCTCCAGCTCGTCGTGGGCGCGCTCGCGCTGGTCGGCCTGGTCCGCGGAGCCGGCCTGGCCGTCGAGAAACTGCTCGCGCTGGCCCGTCACTTCGGCCTCTCGGAGGTCCTGGTCGGCGTCTTCGTCCTCTCCTTCGGCACGAGCCTGCCGGAAATCGGGACCCACGTCATCGCCTCTCTCGGCATCCTCAGTGGGACGCTCGACTACGCCGTCGCCTCCGGGACCGTCATCGGTGCCAACATGGGCTCCTCGACCGCCCAGCAGTTCCTGCTTTTCGGGGTCTTTCTCGTCGGCTTCGGCGACTGCACCCTCTCCTGGGGGTTCGTCCGGGCGAGCTACCTCCCGATGCTCGGCGCCTTCGCGCTCCTGCTGGGGGTCGCCGTCGACGGCACCATCTCCCACCTCGACGGCCTCGTCCTGCTCGCCTCCTTCATCGTCTACGCACACTTCAGTTTCACCCGGACCGCCCGCGTGCCGCGACTCCCGGAGGAACCGGTCGAGAGCCGCCACGTCCGCCGGGACGCCCTCGTCGCGGTGGCAGCGCTCGGCGTCGTCCTGGCGAGTGCCTTCGTCGTGCTCTCGGTCGTGGAGACGGTCGTCGACCGACTGCGCCTCAGCGGGTCGATGCTGGCCGTCGTCACCATCGGCATCGCGTCGGCGCTCCCGGAGTTCTCGACGGTGCTGGAGTCGATTCGCCGTCGGACGCCGCTGCTCGCGCTGGGGACGCTCCTCGGGACCAACGTCGTCAATTCGCTGGTCGGCATCGGCCTCGGCGGCGCGCTGTCGACGTACGCCGTCCCGCCGTCGGTCGTCCTCTGGGACCTGCCGTTCAAACTCCTCGTCGGAGCCGGCGTCCTCGGCTACGTCTGGTTCCGCCGGGACGGGTCCTTCACCCGGCACGACGGGCTCTCGCTCGTCCTGGTGTACCTCGTCTACGTCGCCGGCCGCCTCGTCCTGTTTCCCGGGTAG
- a CDS encoding TetR/AcrR family transcriptional regulator, whose amino-acid sequence MSDGIAPETKAEIALAVRRALAEHGYERLTTAKIAAEYDKSEAGLYYYFDTKDEMIAAFLEHTAGQLGEDLAAIGEGDPERQLRAACEHLFLSPGDAEAGVHVAIMELLSHAPYNETLRDPLLALESATLDALTGIVRDGVERGVFRDVDPRATAAFLLAAADGSTGFHVALEMDVGEDLQRGWSAYVDSLLADGE is encoded by the coding sequence ATGAGCGACGGCATCGCCCCCGAGACGAAGGCCGAAATCGCGCTCGCAGTCCGGCGGGCCCTCGCCGAGCACGGCTACGAGCGGCTGACGACGGCGAAGATCGCCGCGGAGTACGACAAGAGCGAGGCCGGCCTGTACTACTACTTCGACACGAAAGACGAGATGATTGCCGCCTTCCTCGAACACACCGCGGGCCAGCTGGGCGAGGACCTGGCGGCCATCGGCGAGGGCGACCCCGAACGACAGCTCCGTGCGGCGTGTGAACACCTCTTTCTCTCGCCCGGCGACGCGGAGGCCGGGGTCCACGTCGCCATCATGGAACTGCTCTCGCACGCGCCGTACAACGAGACGCTTCGGGACCCGCTGCTGGCGCTGGAGTCCGCGACGCTCGACGCGCTGACCGGTATCGTCCGCGACGGCGTCGAACGCGGCGTCTTCCGCGACGTCGACCCCCGCGCCACCGCCGCCTTCCTGCTGGCGGCCGCCGACGGCTCGACCGGCTTTCACGTCGCACTGGAGATGGACGTGGGCGAGGACCTGCAGCGGGGCTGGTCGGCCTACGTCGACTCGTTGCTGGCCGACGGGGAGTGA
- a CDS encoding DUF4188 domain-containing protein, with protein sequence MRLLGTLAERLRGLLGADERTGRVHAERDADVVVFVVGMRINALWKVHRWLPVFLVAPRMVRELRRDPGSGLLGSWTFVSPLRTVGFVQYWDSFESLRAYARDSDHLHLDAWADYNADAEDGAVGIWHETYRVGADEYETVYNHTPPRGLGAAAGSDLVSATGQRESAAGRLDGTEDPAPVEP encoded by the coding sequence GTGAGGCTGCTCGGGACCCTCGCGGAGCGACTGCGCGGACTGCTGGGGGCCGACGAGCGGACCGGCCGGGTCCACGCCGAGCGCGACGCGGACGTGGTCGTCTTCGTCGTCGGCATGCGAATCAACGCCCTCTGGAAGGTCCACCGCTGGCTGCCGGTCTTCCTGGTGGCGCCCCGGATGGTCCGGGAACTCCGCCGGGACCCCGGCTCGGGGCTGCTCGGAAGCTGGACGTTCGTCTCGCCGCTGCGAACGGTCGGGTTCGTCCAGTACTGGGACTCCTTCGAATCGCTGCGAGCGTACGCCCGCGACAGCGACCACCTGCACCTCGACGCCTGGGCGGACTACAACGCCGACGCCGAGGACGGCGCTGTCGGCATCTGGCACGAGACCTATCGCGTCGGTGCCGACGAGTACGAGACGGTCTACAACCACACACCGCCGCGCGGGCTGGGCGCGGCGGCGGGCAGCGACCTGGTGTCCGCGACCGGACAGCGCGAGTCGGCGGCCGGGCGCCTCGACGGAACCGAGGACCCGGCTCCGGTGGAACCGTGA
- a CDS encoding SHOCT domain-containing protein: protein MRTQPKQNEAAVAGLVSMVVLAVGLVVTAADVPMAWVVWPLGYGVVLPLAIGYAKRRRREPRESRARGEPDRLAEAKRRYVDGDIDEAEFERAVETAMQREGSA, encoded by the coding sequence ATGAGAACCCAACCGAAGCAAAACGAAGCGGCCGTCGCCGGGCTGGTGTCGATGGTGGTGCTGGCCGTCGGACTCGTCGTGACCGCGGCGGACGTCCCGATGGCGTGGGTCGTCTGGCCGCTGGGCTACGGTGTCGTGCTGCCTCTGGCTATCGGCTACGCGAAGCGCCGACGGCGAGAGCCCCGCGAATCCCGAGCGCGAGGAGAGCCGGACCGACTCGCCGAGGCGAAGCGACGCTACGTCGACGGCGACATCGACGAGGCGGAGTTCGAGCGCGCCGTCGAGACGGCCATGCAGCGCGAGGGGTCGGCGTGA
- a CDS encoding Brp/Blh family beta-carotene 15,15'-dioxygenase has product MGSSTLAGHGAEAPVRRQSSNPALTLSRVALAAVAVFFLLLGGLGVRLSLSTQAWIYLFGMVALNLPHGGYEHFSNLRRRDLDFRWRYLALYVGMVAAFVGLFFLAPVAGLALAISVAVAKGGLGGVSVLDATTGTDHLRTRPQRLLAAAVRGGAVMAVPIFAWPGVFQTFSHYMVGIFEEGALMAVAPYFDVTRWLIGGAWALAAVVHVGLGYVRGGGRGWLFDAGETALLGAYFYLVPVVVAVGLYFPLWYSTRQVGRSMAIDAERGTGGPDLLDFDRPEHVTLAAGGLLLAGAILTFLIAGVLFRVAPHPLGGAPTVIGAVAFWSVFVSIIALPHVVVGSLFDRDQGIWFVP; this is encoded by the coding sequence ATGGGCAGCAGCACACTGGCGGGTCACGGCGCGGAGGCACCGGTCCGACGGCAGTCGAGCAACCCCGCGCTGACGCTCTCCCGGGTCGCGCTCGCCGCCGTCGCAGTGTTCTTCCTCCTCCTCGGGGGGCTCGGCGTCCGCCTGTCGCTGTCCACCCAGGCGTGGATATACCTCTTCGGCATGGTGGCGCTGAACCTCCCCCACGGCGGCTACGAGCACTTCTCGAACCTCCGCCGGCGCGACCTGGACTTCCGCTGGCGGTACCTCGCGCTGTACGTCGGGATGGTCGCCGCGTTCGTCGGCCTCTTCTTCCTCGCCCCGGTCGCGGGGCTGGCGCTGGCTATCAGCGTCGCCGTCGCGAAGGGGGGCCTCGGCGGCGTCTCCGTCCTCGACGCGACGACCGGTACCGACCACCTCCGGACGCGCCCCCAGCGCCTGCTCGCGGCGGCCGTCCGCGGCGGCGCGGTCATGGCCGTCCCCATCTTCGCCTGGCCGGGCGTCTTCCAGACGTTCAGCCACTACATGGTCGGCATCTTCGAGGAGGGCGCGCTGATGGCCGTCGCCCCCTACTTCGACGTGACCCGGTGGCTCATCGGCGGCGCGTGGGCGCTGGCCGCCGTCGTCCACGTCGGCCTGGGCTACGTCCGCGGGGGCGGCCGGGGCTGGCTGTTCGACGCCGGCGAGACGGCGCTGCTCGGTGCGTACTTCTACCTCGTCCCCGTCGTCGTCGCCGTCGGGCTGTACTTCCCGCTGTGGTACTCCACCCGGCAGGTCGGCCGGTCGATGGCTATCGACGCCGAGCGTGGCACCGGCGGCCCGGACCTGCTCGACTTCGACCGGCCCGAGCACGTCACGCTCGCCGCCGGCGGCCTCCTGCTCGCGGGGGCCATCCTGACCTTCCTCATCGCGGGCGTCCTCTTCCGTGTCGCACCGCATCCCCTCGGCGGCGCGCCGACGGTCATCGGCGCCGTCGCGTTCTGGAGCGTCTTCGTCAGCATCATCGCCCTCCCCCACGTCGTCGTCGGCTCGCTGTTCGACCGCGACCAGGGCATCTGGTTCGTGCCGTAA
- a CDS encoding aconitate hydratase, translating into MGQTLTEKILDDHLVEGELEPGEEIGIEIDQVLTQDTTGTLVWLQFEALGLDEVQTELAAQYCDHQTYQFDFKNTDDHRFLRSAAGTFGAYFSRPGNGICHNVHKENFAAPGKTLLGSDSHTPTPGGMGQLAIGSGGLDVAVAMGGGAYYVDMPEVVNVRLEGELPEWATAKDVILEMLRRLSVKGGVGKIFEYTGPGVETLSVPERTTITNMGTELGATSSIFPTDENTQDYLERLGRAEEYVELQPDDDAEYADELTIDLSDLEPLIACPSMPDKVVPVREVAGEDVEQVIIGSCTNGGYPDILPSAKMLEGREVDLKTEMIVAPGSKQASEILARQGWTAEMMAAGVNFSEATCGACIGIGHVPGSDSVSLRTFNRNFEGRSGIEDDNVYLCSPEVATAAAIAGEIVDPRDLAEELGDLEDPGFELPDQFDGSKTDIIEPEEAVDDDLVKGPNIGDVPLKDPLDAHLEGSALLKMEDNITTDHIIPATQDILMYRSNIPKLSEFTLSRVDDTFAQRALDADGGFLVAGENYGQGSSREHAALCPMYLGIEGVLAQSFARIHKANLFNFGLLPLEIDEETYEKIDQGDDIEIVDDVAEAVRSGQEEFTIRVNDDWEATGTLDASEREREILADGGKLTHVKQQHDEGGAAPADD; encoded by the coding sequence ATGGGACAGACACTTACCGAAAAGATTCTCGATGACCACCTCGTCGAGGGCGAGCTAGAGCCCGGCGAGGAGATCGGTATCGAGATCGACCAGGTTCTCACACAGGACACCACCGGAACGCTGGTCTGGCTCCAGTTCGAGGCCCTCGGCCTCGACGAGGTCCAGACCGAACTCGCAGCCCAGTACTGCGACCACCAGACCTACCAGTTCGACTTCAAGAACACGGACGACCACCGTTTCCTGCGCTCTGCGGCCGGTACCTTCGGCGCCTACTTCTCGCGGCCCGGCAACGGTATCTGTCACAACGTGCACAAGGAGAACTTCGCCGCGCCCGGCAAGACGCTGCTGGGCTCTGACTCCCACACGCCGACCCCCGGCGGGATGGGCCAGCTCGCCATCGGTTCCGGCGGCCTGGACGTCGCCGTCGCGATGGGCGGCGGTGCCTACTACGTCGACATGCCGGAAGTCGTCAACGTGCGCCTGGAGGGCGAACTGCCCGAGTGGGCCACCGCGAAGGACGTCATCCTCGAGATGCTGCGGCGCCTGAGCGTGAAAGGCGGCGTCGGCAAGATCTTCGAGTACACCGGTCCGGGCGTCGAGACGCTGTCCGTGCCCGAGCGGACCACCATCACCAACATGGGGACCGAACTCGGCGCGACCTCCTCGATCTTCCCGACCGACGAGAACACGCAGGACTACCTCGAACGCCTCGGCCGCGCCGAGGAGTACGTCGAACTGCAGCCCGACGACGACGCCGAGTACGCCGACGAACTCACCATCGACCTCTCGGACCTCGAGCCGCTCATCGCGTGCCCGAGCATGCCCGACAAGGTCGTCCCCGTCCGCGAAGTCGCCGGCGAGGACGTCGAGCAGGTCATCATCGGCTCCTGTACGAACGGCGGCTACCCGGACATCCTCCCGTCCGCGAAGATGCTGGAGGGCCGCGAAGTCGACCTGAAGACCGAGATGATCGTCGCACCCGGCTCCAAGCAGGCCTCCGAAATCCTGGCCCGGCAGGGCTGGACCGCGGAGATGATGGCCGCCGGCGTCAACTTCTCCGAGGCCACCTGCGGTGCCTGTATCGGCATCGGCCACGTGCCCGGCTCCGACTCCGTGAGCCTGCGCACCTTCAACCGCAACTTCGAGGGTCGTTCCGGCATCGAGGACGACAACGTCTACCTGTGCTCGCCGGAAGTCGCCACCGCGGCAGCCATCGCGGGCGAAATCGTCGACCCGCGTGACCTCGCCGAGGAACTCGGCGACCTCGAAGACCCAGGCTTCGAACTGCCCGACCAGTTCGACGGGTCGAAGACGGACATCATCGAGCCCGAGGAAGCCGTCGACGACGACCTCGTCAAGGGGCCGAACATCGGCGACGTGCCGCTGAAGGACCCCCTCGACGCGCACCTCGAAGGGTCTGCCCTCCTCAAGATGGAGGACAACATCACGACCGACCACATCATCCCTGCCACGCAGGACATCCTGATGTACCGGTCGAACATCCCGAAACTGTCGGAGTTCACCCTCTCGCGCGTCGACGACACCTTCGCACAGCGCGCGCTCGACGCCGACGGCGGCTTCCTCGTCGCCGGCGAGAACTACGGCCAGGGTTCCTCGCGTGAGCACGCGGCCCTGTGCCCGATGTACCTCGGTATCGAGGGCGTCCTCGCACAGAGCTTCGCCCGCATCCACAAGGCGAACCTGTTCAACTTCGGCCTCCTGCCGCTGGAGATCGACGAGGAGACCTACGAGAAGATCGACCAGGGCGACGACATCGAGATCGTCGACGACGTCGCCGAAGCGGTCCGCTCCGGCCAGGAAGAGTTCACCATCCGCGTGAACGACGACTGGGAAGCGACGGGCACGCTGGACGCCTCCGAGCGCGAGCGCGAAATCCTCGCCGACGGTGGCAAGCTGACCCACGTCAAACAGCAGCACGACGAGGGCGGCGCGGCGCCGGCTGACGACTAA
- a CDS encoding deoxyuridine 5'-triphosphate nucleotidohydrolase, whose amino-acid sequence MFKSGRFVASHLGDLRESQVQPNGVDLTLGTVFEQVEPGRIERGGKTVGDRRECDADDDVYHLDPGGYVVRYGERIAIPEGHVGFLYPRSSLLRNSCMLDTAVWDAGYEGRGEGLLEVHHPIEIEAGARIAQLVLAEAAHEGTYEGSYQQENL is encoded by the coding sequence ATGTTCAAGAGCGGCCGATTCGTCGCCAGCCACCTCGGCGACCTCCGGGAGAGCCAGGTCCAGCCCAACGGCGTCGACCTCACGCTCGGGACCGTCTTCGAGCAGGTCGAGCCCGGGCGCATCGAGCGCGGCGGCAAGACCGTCGGCGACCGACGCGAATGCGACGCCGACGACGATGTCTACCACCTCGACCCCGGCGGGTACGTCGTCCGCTACGGCGAGCGCATCGCGATTCCGGAGGGCCACGTCGGCTTCCTCTACCCCCGGTCGTCGCTGTTGCGCAACTCCTGTATGCTCGACACGGCGGTCTGGGACGCCGGCTACGAGGGCCGCGGCGAGGGCCTGCTGGAGGTCCACCACCCAATCGAAATCGAGGCCGGGGCCCGCATCGCCCAGCTGGTCCTCGCGGAGGCCGCACACGAAGGGACCTACGAGGGGTCCTACCAGCAGGAGAACCTCTGA
- a CDS encoding helix-turn-helix domain-containing protein → MNVELQFGANLLGPTLQEARVGEVVLEGLDAADGVPLRTVCWLADHNPDRFAAALAADPTVADAMQVVTTPHGTQFQVTAAAECPAAELYAAAVGNGGVFLTGTAEQRRWTLRFRFPGRDALSSFRAACEQTGLDVTVQDVHEQDAAANAGRHGISPAQREILVLATEAGYFQVPRESSLADLADELGVSSQAASERLRRGLDSLVDSALLTPE, encoded by the coding sequence ATGAACGTAGAATTACAGTTCGGGGCGAACCTGCTCGGGCCGACGCTGCAGGAGGCGCGGGTGGGGGAGGTCGTCCTCGAGGGACTGGACGCTGCCGATGGCGTCCCGCTGCGGACGGTCTGCTGGCTCGCAGACCACAATCCCGACAGGTTCGCCGCCGCCCTGGCCGCGGACCCCACGGTCGCGGACGCGATGCAGGTCGTCACGACGCCCCACGGCACCCAGTTCCAGGTCACCGCCGCCGCCGAGTGTCCCGCCGCGGAACTGTACGCGGCGGCCGTCGGGAACGGTGGCGTCTTCCTCACGGGCACGGCCGAGCAACGGCGCTGGACCCTCCGGTTTCGGTTCCCCGGCCGCGACGCGCTCTCCTCGTTCCGCGCCGCCTGCGAGCAGACGGGGCTCGACGTCACCGTCCAGGACGTCCACGAACAGGACGCCGCTGCCAACGCCGGCCGCCACGGCATCAGTCCGGCCCAGCGGGAGATCCTCGTCCTCGCCACCGAGGCGGGCTACTTCCAGGTGCCCCGCGAATCTTCGCTGGCCGACCTGGCAGACGAACTCGGCGTCTCCAGCCAGGCCGCCTCCGAGCGACTCCGCCGCGGCCTCGACTCGCTGGTCGACTCGGCGCTGCTGACTCCCGAGTGA
- a CDS encoding HalOD1 output domain-containing protein, whose protein sequence is MSQDDGAVYILQESEDEEWVRPTPAWTAIVEAVTGATDLDADRLDDAEAYVDLTALAAALDAGEQLQFSVEGHDVTVGPDGTIDVGD, encoded by the coding sequence ATGAGCCAGGACGACGGTGCGGTCTACATTTTGCAGGAGTCCGAGGACGAGGAGTGGGTACGGCCGACGCCGGCCTGGACTGCAATCGTCGAGGCCGTCACCGGTGCGACCGACCTCGACGCCGACCGTCTCGACGACGCGGAGGCCTACGTGGACCTGACCGCGCTGGCAGCCGCGCTCGACGCCGGCGAGCAGCTACAGTTCTCCGTCGAGGGCCACGACGTCACGGTCGGGCCGGACGGCACCATCGACGTCGGGGACTGA
- a CDS encoding DsbA family oxidoreductase: protein MSEPEPTPSITVYSDYVCPFCYLGRESLRQYQTQRTEPLVIDWHPFDLRASTRAPDGSIDESADDGKDDAYYEQARENVRRLQERYDVEMDLDLATDVDSLNAQLVSYHVKQERDYEQWLELDEAILAALWTDGRDIGDPDVLRDLATDVGLSADVVETALSDDALQAELRDQFRDAQRSGITGVPTFAYDDHAARGAVPPEHLERLVEGV, encoded by the coding sequence GTGAGCGAACCAGAGCCCACCCCGAGCATCACGGTCTACTCCGATTACGTCTGTCCGTTTTGCTACCTCGGGCGTGAGTCCCTCCGGCAGTACCAGACCCAGCGGACGGAGCCGCTGGTAATCGACTGGCACCCCTTCGACCTCCGCGCGAGCACGCGCGCCCCCGACGGCAGCATCGACGAGAGCGCGGACGACGGCAAGGACGACGCGTACTACGAGCAGGCCAGGGAGAACGTCCGCCGCCTGCAGGAGCGCTACGACGTCGAGATGGACCTCGACCTCGCGACCGACGTAGACTCGCTGAACGCACAGCTCGTCTCCTATCACGTCAAACAGGAGCGCGACTACGAGCAGTGGCTGGAACTCGACGAGGCCATCCTCGCGGCGCTTTGGACCGACGGACGGGACATCGGCGACCCCGACGTCCTGCGTGACCTCGCGACTGACGTCGGTCTGTCGGCCGACGTCGTCGAGACGGCGCTGTCCGACGACGCGCTCCAGGCGGAACTCAGAGACCAGTTCCGGGACGCACAGCGGTCCGGCATCACCGGCGTCCCGACGTTCGCGTACGACGACCACGCCGCTCGCGGGGCCGTCCCGCCCGAGCACCTCGAACGCCTCGTCGAGGGCGTCTGA